A stretch of Macadamia integrifolia cultivar HAES 741 chromosome 7, SCU_Mint_v3, whole genome shotgun sequence DNA encodes these proteins:
- the LOC122084849 gene encoding protein NUCLEAR FUSION DEFECTIVE 4-like, with protein MFSAVSPAGKWLGFVTAVWVQSISGNNYTFSNYSAALKSLMALTQLQLNNLSVAKDVGKAFGLLAGLASDRLPTPLILLIGSIEGLVGYGFQWLVVSQRIRPLPYWQMCIFLCMGGNSTTWMNTAILVTCMRNFRKNRGPVSGILKGYVGLSTAIFTDLCSALFADDPSSFLLMLAIIPAVVCFTAVLFLRETPPTIGAAAEKEETEYFNVINVIAVVIAVYLLVYDFTGENSGVVSLVFAIGLLFLLAAPLGIPMYAFWQSWVAGKASANSIAAGDVERQIQEPLLVQQVVPEQEQEQKPEIATTTAPPSGEVVESETRKRKPVIGEDHTIIEAVGTPDFWILFVSFLCGVGTGLAVMNNMGQMGLALGYADVSIFVSLTSIWGFFGRIISGTVSEHFMRKAGTPRPLWNAVSQILMAVGYVVMAIGLPGSLYIGSSVVGLCYGIRVAITVPIASNLFGLKYYVATLTPSGATTCIGAHCYRLVFVIMAIACIVGFGLDVLLSIRTKNVYSKIQGTKNSGSKKSNKA; from the exons ATGTTTTCCGCTGTTTCACCGGCCGGAAAATGGCTGGGTTTCGTTACGGCCGTTTGGGTGCAGTCCATCTCCGGCAACAATTACACCTTTTCGAATTACTCTGCTGCTCTGAAATCTCTCATGGCTCTCACCCAGCTACAACTCAATAACCTCTCCGTCGCTAAAGATGTAGGAAAGGCCTTTGGGCTCCTCGCCGGCTTGGCTTCGGATCGTCTTCCTACACCTCTCATCCTTCTCATCGGTTCTATCGAAGGACTTGTTGGATATGGATTTCAATGGCTTGTCGTTAGCCAGCGTATTCGTCCCCTTCCTTACTGGCAG ATGTGTATATTTCTGTGCATGGGAGGGAACAGCACGACATGGATGAACACGGCGATACTAGTAACCTGCATGCGAAACTTCCGGAAGAACAGAGGCCCAGTCTCCGGCATTCTCAAAGGCTATGTGGGCCTCAGTACTGCGATTTTCACGGACCTCTGCAGTGCCCTCTTCGCCGACGACCCATCCAGCTTCCTCCTTATGCTGGCCATCATTCCTGCGGTCGTTTGTTTCACGGCGGTGCTCTTCCTCCGTGAGACCCCACCCACCATAGGGGCAGcagcagagaaggaagaaacagAGTACTTCAATGTCATCAATGTCATCGCTGTGGTCATAGCTGTCTACCTATTGGTTTATGACTTCACAGGAGAAAACAGCGGCGTTGTTTCGCTTGTGTTCGCCATAGGGCTCTTGTTCCTCCTGGCTGCGCCGTTGGGGATTCCGATGTACGCTTTTTGGCAGAGCTGGGTCGCAGGAAAGGCGAGTGCCAACTCCATTGCAGCGGGAGATGTGGAGCGTCAGATTCAAGAGCCTTTGCTGGTCCAGCAAGTAGTTCCGGAACAGGAACAGGAGCAGAAGCCGGAGATTGCGACAACAACGGCACCGCCGTCGGGAGAGGTGGTTGAATCCGAAACCCGGAAGAGGAAACCGGTGATCGGAGAGGATCACACGATCATAGAAGCGGTTGGGACGCCGGATTTCTGGATACTGTTCGTGTCGTTTCTGTGCGGGGTTGGGACAGGGTTGGCGGTGATGAACAACATGGGGCAGATGGGGCTGGCGCTTGGCTACGCCGACGTCTCCATCTTCGTATCCCTCACTAGCATTTGGGGCTTCTTTGGACGTATCATATCGGGTACTGTGTCCGAGCACTTCATGAG GAAAGCTGGAACACCAAGACCCCTATGGAATGCAGTTTCTCAGATTCTGATGGCGGTTGGGTACGTGGTGATGGCCATTGGTTTACCAGGATCACTCTACATTGGTTCCAGCGTGGTTGGGCTATGCTACGGGATTCGTGTCGCTATCACTGTTCCGATAGCTTCCAACCTGTTTGGCCTAAAATATTATG TGGCAACCCTTACACCCTCAGGTGCCACCACTTGCATTGGTGCCCACTGCTACAGGCTTGTGTTCGTGATCATGGCTATTGCTTGTATTGTTGGGTTTGGGTTGGACGTTCTTTTGTCCATTAGAACAAAGAATGTGTATTCCAAGATACAAGGGACCAAGAACAGTGGTTCCAAGAAATCAAACAAAGCTTAG